The window CGATGACCTTCAAATCGTTGTAGAGAGAGAACTTCTGCGACATGTACCCGATGCGACGGCGAATCTGTTCTGGCGAGCGGACCACGTCGAAGCCGGCGACCTCGGCGCGGCCCGAGGTTGGATGCAGCAAGCCGCACAAGATCCTGATGGTCGTCGATTTGCCAGAACCATTGGGACCCAGGAATCCGAACACTTCGCCCGGAAGGGTTTCGAAAGTGACGTGGTCGACAGCGGTAAAGGTCCCGAAGCGCTTGACCAGGTCCCTGACGACGACCGAGTTTTCCATTCAGGCCGCCTCGAGCTCTGTGGTGGTGGCGGATACGAACAGGTCCTCGATGCTGGGCGGAACCTGGGTTGCCTCCTGGTATTCGATGCCCGCGGCCTCAAGCCTTCTGGTGATTTCCGCCAGCCGACGCGGTCCATCGTCGACGAAAACGTGGATCGCATCACCCACCAGCACGGTTCCGGTCACTCCGGGCGCATGGCGCAGCTCGTCGCGCAGGTGGCGGGCTTCGGTTGAGACTATCGATAGAACCGCACCCGGCATCATCGCTTTCAATCGCTCGGGCTCGTCACACAACAACAGCCGGCCCTCGTTCAGAAGCGCCAGTCTATTGCAGCGCTCGGCCTCATCGAGATAGGCGGTTGAGTTGAGAATCGTAACGCCCTGACCCAGCAGCGAATAGAGCATGGCCCAGAACTCGCGGCGCGAAACCGGATCAACCCCGTTGGTCGGCTCATCGAGTAACAACACGCGCGGTGTATGAATCAGCGCGCAGACCAGGCCGAGTTTTTGCTTCATTCCGCCTGACAGGTTGCCCGCGAGTCGCGAACGAAACCTGCTCATCCCGCATGCCGCAAGAAGTGGCAACGCCCGCTCGTCGCGGGCCTTGCGCTTCACGCCGAACAGGTCGGCGTAGAAGCGGATGTTTTCATCGACCGTAAGGTCTTCGTAGAGCCCAAAGCGTTGCGGCATGTAGCTGATGCAGCTTTTGACCGATTCGGGATTGGCGACCACGTCGTAGCCGGCGACCATGGCTCCGCCGCTGTCCGGCGGCAGAATGCCGGCCAAGATGCGCATCGTCGTGGTCTTGCCGGCTCCATCTGGGCCTACCAGTCCGAAAATTTCACCGCGGCGGACCGAGAAGCTTAAGTGATCGACGGCGACGATGTCGCCGAAGGCCTTGACCAGATCTCGGCCCTCAATGTCCGAGGACTGGCTGTCCATTGACGGAGTCTTCCGCAGGCGGCTTGCCGAGCTTGATGAGCGCGTCGGCGGGCATGCCTGGCTTGAGTTCATGATTGGGATTATCGACGTCGATCTTGATTCGATACACGAGCGTTACGCGTTCCTGGTGGGTCTCGACGCTCTTGGGCGTGAACTCCGCGCTCGACGAGATGAAGGAGATTCGGCCCGGATATTTCTTGCCGGGATAGGTGTCGGTGGTGACCGTAGCGCCCTGCCCCCAGCGGATCTTGCCGAGATCAGTTTCGCTGACGTAGCCGCGCAACCACACGTGATCGAGATCGGCGAGCGTCACCACCGGAGTCCCCGGTTGCATCACTTCTCCGAGCTCGGTCTGCCGCACCACGATGACGCCCGAGAACGGCGCGCTCAGCACCGTATAGCCAAGCGTGATCTTTGTGAGCCGCAACGTTTCTTGCGCATTCTTGACGGCGGCAGCCGCGGCCGAGATATTTTCCTCGCCGACCCCGACCATTGCCTGATCGTGCTTGAGCGACGCCGCGGATTGCTTGGTCGCGGTCTCGGCGAGGTCGCGGCTCTGCGCCGAGGTCGCGTTCTCTTTCCATAGTTCCTGGTAGCGCTGAAGGTCGACGTTCTTTTCCGCGAAGTCGGCCTGATCGTTGGCGACGGTGTGCTGTGCCGCGAGCAGGTTCTGCCGCGCTGACGCGAGTTGCTGTTGCTGGACCTGCACGGCGGCTTCGTCGACCGCGACCTGCTGCTTGTAGTTGGAGTCATCGACCCGCGCGATGAGCTGTCCTTTTTCGACCCACTGTCCTTCGTCGAAGGGCAACTCAACTATCCGCGAAGTGACGTCCTTGAAACTCACGAGACTTTGATGCGCCTCGATATTGCCGGAGACCATCAATTCACCTGCCGCCACGCCTTGGCGGAAAATCTGCCAGTAGAGGGCCGCCACACCCGCGCCCGCCAACACGACCAGTGCGAGCAGCAGCGCGCGCTTCCGGGAAGAACGCGGGGTGACGTCGTCGGTGCCGGTTCTCTGCTGGACGGGGCTGGTTTGGACATTCATCCGCGGGGACGCCTTCAAGTTATTGACTTACCAGTCAGTCAATAATACGGTCAGAAATGTGTCAAGCGATCCACTCGCTGCCCGCGCGCAGCGCATTCATCCCTCCGTTCGCCGGCGTCGCAAGGAACAGCGCCCCGGCGAGATTATCGAAGCCGCCATCCGGGAGTTCTCGCGCCGCGGCTTCGCCGCAACTCGACTGGAGGACGTGGCCGAAAGGGCCGGCGTGACTAAGGGTACCATCTACTTCTACTTCAAAGACAAAGAGGATCTGTTCAAGGCCGCTGCGCGGAGTTCGCTGGAGCCCGCGCTCAACGAGATCGAAGCGCTCGGCGCGCATTTCGAAGGCTCGGCGGAAGAGTCGCTCCGCGTCCATCTGAGCGCGGTGTATCCGAAACTAGTGACCAATCCCCGTGCCGGGCAAATTCTGCGACTGATAATCGCCGAGGGTCCGCAGTTTCCGGAACTCGTCGAATTCTACTATTCGGAGATCATCTCGCGCGGGATCGCAATCCTAAGGCGGGTGCTCGAACGCGGCATCGCGCGCCACGAATTCCGGCTCACCGGGGCGGTCGATTTTCCCCAGACCGTCTTCGCTCCTGCTCTCGCCGCGCTCATCTGGAACCTGCTGCTCGGTAAACACCACTCTTTGGACTTCGACGCGTATGCGCGCACCCACCTCGACCTGGTGCTCAACGGCTTGAAGGTCAAAAGCAAATAGTGAGCGCTCGCCCCACTCAAGCGTTGACCGGAATGCGTTTCGCCCCATACCTCGAGAGCGAGGAGGCTCATATGGACTGCCCCGATGACCGGCCGAAGATCTCGGCAATATCGTTGCCGCTTACGTTGAATTCGACGTTCCCGAGCAGGCTGCCGAGCCGATCGCACAGTTCTATCGCGATGTCATGGGGGTTGCGGCAAACGGTCCACCAAGAGTCGAGTGCGACTGTCGTGCACGTTCCGGTGGGAATCGGTCAGGAATTTATCTTCCGCGAGAACGACCGGCCGATTGCCGACTACGACGGCCATCACCTGCAGGTCTACGTGGCGTATTTCTCAGGACCGCATCGCGAGCTCGACGAACTGTCGTTGATCAAGGAGGAAAGCGACCAGCAGCAATACCGCGTCGAGAGAACATCGTCGATCCTGCCAGCGGTGAGACCGTGTTCACTATTGAGCACGAAATTCGCCGCATGAGGCATCCGCTGTTCATGCGGCTGATCGTCAATCGCGACCCCGGGCAACGCAGCCTGAACTGTGCTCCGGGTCACGACGCATTTCTCTGCGCAACGCCGTCGGACTGAACACCGCGTGCGCCGCTCTTTCCTGCTCCTTATGCTGGCAGTGGCCAGCGCGGTTCAGAGTTGGGCAGTCTATCCATGGATGGTACTGCC of the Candidatus Binataceae bacterium genome contains:
- a CDS encoding HlyD family efflux transporter periplasmic adaptor subunit is translated as MNVQTSPVQQRTGTDDVTPRSSRKRALLLALVVLAGAGVAALYWQIFRQGVAAGELMVSGNIEAHQSLVSFKDVTSRIVELPFDEGQWVEKGQLIARVDDSNYKQQVAVDEAAVQVQQQQLASARQNLLAAQHTVANDQADFAEKNVDLQRYQELWKENATSAQSRDLAETATKQSAASLKHDQAMVGVGEENISAAAAAVKNAQETLRLTKITLGYTVLSAPFSGVIVVRQTELGEVMQPGTPVVTLADLDHVWLRGYVSETDLGKIRWGQGATVTTDTYPGKKYPGRISFISSSAEFTPKSVETHQERVTLVYRIKIDVDNPNHELKPGMPADALIKLGKPPAEDSVNGQPVLGH
- a CDS encoding ABC transporter ATP-binding protein codes for the protein MDSQSSDIEGRDLVKAFGDIVAVDHLSFSVRRGEIFGLVGPDGAGKTTTMRILAGILPPDSGGAMVAGYDVVANPESVKSCISYMPQRFGLYEDLTVDENIRFYADLFGVKRKARDERALPLLAACGMSRFRSRLAGNLSGGMKQKLGLVCALIHTPRVLLLDEPTNGVDPVSRREFWAMLYSLLGQGVTILNSTAYLDEAERCNRLALLNEGRLLLCDEPERLKAMMPGAVLSIVSTEARHLRDELRHAPGVTGTVLVGDAIHVFVDDGPRRLAEITRRLEAAGIEYQEATQVPPSIEDLFVSATTTELEAA
- a CDS encoding TetR/AcrR family transcriptional regulator; its protein translation is MSSDPLAARAQRIHPSVRRRRKEQRPGEIIEAAIREFSRRGFAATRLEDVAERAGVTKGTIYFYFKDKEDLFKAAARSSLEPALNEIEALGAHFEGSAEESLRVHLSAVYPKLVTNPRAGQILRLIIAEGPQFPELVEFYYSEIISRGIAILRRVLERGIARHEFRLTGAVDFPQTVFAPALAALIWNLLLGKHHSLDFDAYARTHLDLVLNGLKVKSK